The Mycolicibacterium flavescens genome has a segment encoding these proteins:
- the ppk gene encoding polyphosphate kinase encodes MTKAGIEVRDSDGDPPPSIRTLPSDSGNSAPEAPPAATAPAVENALPEDRYLNRELSWLDFNSRVLALAADTSLPLLERAKFLAIFASNLDEFYMVRVAGLKRRDEMGLSVRSADGLSPREQLRRINERTQHLADRHAHVFLDSVRPALADEGIVIVTWAELDEAERARLSTYFHEQVFPVLTPLAVDPAHPFPFVSGLSLNLAITVKHPDDGGQHFARVKVPDNVERFVELAARDSDASIVRFLPMEELIAAFLHVLFPGLEIVEHHAFRITRNADFEVEEDRDEDLLQALERELARRRFGSPVRLEVSDDMTESMLELLLRELDVAPGDVIEVPGLLDLSSLWQIYDLDRPALKDRPFVPATPPAFGERETPKSIFSTLRDGDVLVHHPYDSFSTTVQRFIEQAAADPNVLAIKQTLYRTSGDSPIVNALIDAAAAGKQVVALVEIKARFDEQANIKWARALERAGVHVVYGLIGLKTHCKTCLVVRREGSLIRRYCHIGTGNYNPKTARLYEDIGLLTAAPDIGADLTDLFNSLTGYSRKDSYRNLLVAPQGVRRGIIERIEREIVATRDGAEGRIRLKANALVDEQVIDALYRASQAGVRVEVVVRGICALRPHAPGYSDNIAVRSILGRFLEHSRIIHFRAIDEFWIGSADMMHRNLDRRVEVMAEVKDPRLKAQLHDIFESAMDPSTRCWELGVDGKWTASPQEGHTVRDHQVSLMERHRQP; translated from the coding sequence ATGACGAAAGCCGGGATCGAGGTTCGCGACAGCGACGGCGACCCACCGCCGAGCATCCGAACGTTGCCGTCGGACTCCGGTAACTCGGCGCCCGAAGCCCCTCCCGCGGCGACCGCCCCCGCCGTCGAGAACGCGCTGCCCGAAGACCGCTACCTGAACCGCGAGCTGAGTTGGCTCGATTTCAACTCCCGGGTACTGGCATTGGCCGCCGATACGTCGCTGCCGCTGCTGGAACGGGCGAAGTTCCTTGCGATCTTCGCCTCGAATCTCGATGAGTTCTACATGGTCCGCGTCGCCGGACTGAAACGCCGCGACGAAATGGGGCTGTCGGTGCGCTCCGCCGACGGGCTCTCACCCCGTGAACAGTTGCGTCGAATCAACGAGCGAACCCAGCACCTCGCCGACCGGCACGCGCACGTATTCCTCGATTCGGTGCGCCCCGCGCTGGCCGACGAAGGCATCGTTATCGTCACGTGGGCCGAACTCGACGAGGCCGAACGCGCACGGTTGTCGACGTACTTCCACGAGCAGGTGTTCCCGGTGCTGACGCCGCTCGCCGTCGATCCGGCCCACCCGTTCCCTTTCGTGAGTGGCCTGAGCCTGAACTTGGCGATCACCGTCAAACATCCCGACGACGGTGGGCAGCACTTCGCCCGAGTCAAAGTGCCCGACAACGTTGAACGGTTCGTCGAACTGGCCGCCCGCGACAGCGATGCCAGCATCGTTCGCTTCCTTCCGATGGAGGAACTGATCGCGGCGTTCCTTCATGTCCTGTTCCCCGGGCTGGAGATCGTCGAGCACCACGCGTTCCGCATTACGCGCAACGCCGATTTCGAGGTCGAAGAGGACCGCGACGAAGACCTGCTGCAAGCGCTGGAACGGGAACTGGCACGGCGTCGGTTCGGTTCGCCGGTCCGGTTGGAAGTCTCCGACGACATGACCGAGAGCATGCTCGAGTTGTTGCTGCGCGAACTCGACGTCGCACCGGGCGACGTCATCGAGGTGCCTGGGTTGCTCGACCTGTCCTCGCTGTGGCAGATCTACGATCTCGATCGCCCTGCCCTCAAAGACCGGCCGTTCGTACCGGCCACCCCGCCGGCGTTCGGCGAGCGGGAGACACCCAAGAGCATCTTCTCGACGCTGCGCGACGGCGACGTGCTGGTGCACCACCCGTACGATTCCTTCTCCACCACCGTGCAGCGGTTCATCGAACAGGCCGCGGCGGACCCGAACGTGTTGGCGATCAAGCAGACCCTGTACCGCACCTCCGGCGACTCGCCAATCGTCAACGCGCTCATCGACGCTGCGGCGGCGGGTAAGCAGGTCGTCGCGCTCGTCGAGATCAAGGCCCGGTTCGACGAGCAGGCCAACATCAAGTGGGCACGCGCACTCGAGCGTGCGGGTGTGCACGTCGTGTACGGGCTCATCGGGCTCAAGACTCACTGCAAGACATGTCTGGTGGTGCGCCGGGAGGGCTCGCTGATCCGGCGCTACTGCCACATCGGCACCGGCAACTACAATCCCAAAACCGCGCGGCTGTATGAGGACATCGGGCTGCTGACCGCCGCGCCCGACATCGGCGCGGATCTCACCGACCTGTTCAACTCGCTGACGGGCTACTCGCGCAAGGACTCCTATCGCAACCTTCTTGTTGCCCCCCAGGGAGTCCGAAGGGGCATCATCGAGCGCATCGAACGGGAGATAGTCGCCACCCGCGACGGTGCCGAAGGGCGGATCAGGCTGAAAGCCAACGCGTTGGTGGACGAGCAGGTCATCGACGCGCTGTACCGCGCGTCGCAGGCCGGTGTGCGGGTCGAGGTGGTGGTCCGGGGTATCTGCGCGCTACGCCCCCATGCCCCTGGATATTCGGACAACATCGCCGTCCGATCGATCCTCGGCCGGTTCCTCGAACACTCGCGGATCATTCACTTCCGCGCGATCGACGAGTTCTGGATCGGCAGCGCCGACATGATGCACCGCAATCTGGACCGGCGCGTCGAAGTGATGGCCGAAGTCAAAGATCCGCGGCTGAAGGCGCAACTGCACGACATCTTCGAATCGGCGATGGACCCCTCGACCCGGTGCTGGGAGTTGGGCGTCGACGGTAAGTGGACGGCGTCACCGCAGGAGGGCCACACGGTCCGCGACCACCAGGTCTCGTTGATGGAACGCCACCGGCAACCATGA
- a CDS encoding ADP-ribose pyrophosphatase: MPKRTSETGSDAETILAGGAVLWRPDGNPDAPEVALIHRPRYDDWSLPKGKVDPGETEPVTAVREVCEETGYTAHLGRRLSSVSYPVEGGKKKVRYWAARMVAGEFRPNDEVDELKWLPVPAAIKQLDYRHDRKVLRHFAKYPADTKTVLIVRHATAGSKSRFKGDDRQRPLDKNGRAQAESLVGMLLAFGADRLFAADRVRCVSTLEPLAQELGTSIQRDELLTEEAYAENRKAARQRFLEIADTAGTPVICTQGKVIPDLIEWWCERDGVRPDKSRNRKGSTWVMSLHNGRLIAADHMGSPLAVK, encoded by the coding sequence GTGCCGAAGCGGACATCCGAGACCGGCTCCGATGCGGAGACGATCCTGGCCGGCGGGGCGGTGTTGTGGCGGCCCGACGGAAATCCCGATGCGCCGGAAGTCGCCCTGATTCACCGCCCTCGGTACGACGACTGGTCGCTGCCCAAGGGCAAGGTGGACCCCGGCGAGACCGAGCCCGTGACCGCCGTCCGTGAGGTGTGCGAAGAGACCGGGTACACCGCACATCTGGGCCGGCGACTCAGTTCGGTCAGCTATCCCGTCGAGGGCGGTAAGAAGAAGGTGCGCTACTGGGCGGCGCGCATGGTCGCCGGGGAGTTCCGCCCGAACGACGAGGTCGACGAGCTCAAGTGGCTACCCGTCCCGGCGGCGATCAAACAGCTCGATTATCGACACGACCGAAAGGTGCTGCGCCACTTCGCGAAGTATCCGGCCGACACCAAGACCGTGCTGATCGTCCGCCACGCCACCGCGGGCAGCAAGTCCCGGTTCAAGGGTGACGACCGCCAACGACCCTTGGACAAGAACGGTCGGGCGCAGGCGGAGTCACTGGTCGGGATGCTGCTCGCCTTCGGTGCCGACCGGCTGTTCGCGGCGGACCGAGTGCGCTGTGTATCGACGTTGGAACCACTGGCACAAGAACTCGGGACGTCGATCCAGCGTGACGAGCTGCTGACCGAGGAGGCTTACGCGGAGAACCGCAAGGCCGCCCGGCAGCGCTTCCTCGAGATCGCCGACACCGCTGGCACGCCGGTGATCTGCACACAGGGCAAGGTCATTCCGGACCTTATCGAATGGTGGTGCGAGCGCGACGGCGTGCGGCCCGACAAGTCGCGCAATCGCAAGGGCAGCACCTGGGTGATGTCGCTTCACAACGGTCGGTTGATTGCGGCGGACCACATGGGCAGCCCGCTGGCCGTGAAATGA
- the hup gene encoding bacterial nucleoid DNA-binding protein yields MNKAELIDVLTEKMGSDRRSATDAVENVVDTIVRAVHKGDSVTITGFGVFEQRRRAARVARNPRTGETVKVKPTSVPAFRPGAQFKAVVSGAQRLPAEGPAVKRGATAGSARKAAKKSAAKKSAAKKSPAKKAATKRTAAKKTAAKKSPAKKAATKRTAAKKTAAKKSPAKKSAAKKAPAKKSAAKKSPAKKTAAKKSAAKKAPAKRGRK; encoded by the coding sequence ATGAACAAAGCAGAGCTCATCGACGTACTCACGGAGAAAATGGGCTCGGATCGTCGGTCGGCCACCGACGCGGTGGAGAATGTCGTCGACACCATCGTGCGTGCGGTGCACAAGGGTGACAGCGTCACCATTACCGGCTTCGGCGTTTTCGAACAGCGGCGCCGCGCCGCCCGCGTTGCGCGTAATCCGCGCACCGGCGAGACCGTGAAAGTCAAGCCCACGTCCGTGCCGGCCTTCCGGCCCGGCGCTCAGTTCAAAGCCGTTGTCTCTGGCGCACAGCGCCTCCCCGCGGAAGGACCAGCAGTGAAGAGAGGCGCAACGGCGGGAAGTGCCCGCAAGGCGGCCAAGAAGTCGGCCGCCAAGAAGAGTGCCGCCAAGAAGTCACCGGCCAAGAAGGCCGCGACGAAGCGGACGGCAGCCAAGAAGACCGCCGCTAAGAAGTCACCGGCCAAGAAGGCCGCGACGAAGCGGACGGCAGCCAAGAAGACCGCCGCCAAGAAGTCACCGGCCAAGAAGTCGGCGGCGAAGAAGGCACCGGCCAAGAAGTCGGCGGCCAAGAAGTCACCGGCCAAGAAGACCGCAGCCAAGAAGTCGGCCGCCAAGAAGGCACCGGCCAAGCGCGGGCGCAAGTAG
- the leuD gene encoding 3-isopropylmalate dehydratase, small subunit, with the protein MQAFHSHTGIGVPLRRSNVDTDQIIPAVYLKRVTRTGFEDGLFAAWRNDPSFVLNLPPFDKGSVLVAGPDFGTGSSREHAVWALMDYGFRVVISSRFADIFRGNAGKAGLLAAEIPQDDVEILWKLIEQQPGLEITVNLQDRTIAAGTVMVPFRIDDYTAWRLLSGLDDIGLTLRKCDDIAAYESRRPDWKPRTLPAG; encoded by the coding sequence GTGCAGGCTTTCCATTCCCACACCGGCATCGGCGTCCCCCTGCGTCGGTCGAATGTCGACACCGATCAGATCATCCCGGCGGTCTACCTGAAGCGAGTTACACGAACGGGTTTCGAGGACGGCTTGTTCGCCGCCTGGCGCAACGACCCGTCGTTCGTATTGAACCTGCCCCCGTTCGACAAAGGTTCGGTATTGGTCGCCGGCCCCGATTTCGGCACCGGTTCGTCACGCGAACATGCCGTGTGGGCGCTGATGGATTACGGCTTCCGGGTCGTCATCTCGTCCCGCTTCGCCGACATCTTTCGGGGCAATGCGGGCAAGGCCGGGCTTCTGGCGGCCGAAATTCCGCAAGATGATGTGGAAATTTTATGGAAGCTCATCGAGCAGCAGCCAGGCCTGGAAATCACTGTGAATCTTCAAGATCGAACCATCGCCGCAGGAACGGTCATGGTGCCGTTCAGAATTGACGACTATACGGCTTGGCGATTGCTCTCCGGACTCGACGATATAGGTCTTACGCTGCGCAAATGCGATGATATCGCGGCTTATGAATCGCGCAGGCCGGACTGGAAACCGCGGACTCTGCCGGCCGGATAA
- the leuC gene encoding isopropylmalate isomerase large subunit: protein MSTDVSSAARGRGDTPRTLAEKVWADHVVVEGGGEGAAREPDLIYIDLHLVHEVTSPQAFDGLRLAGRPVRRPDLTIATEDHNVPTVDIDKPIADPVSRTQVETLRRNCEEFGIRLHPMGDAEQGIVHIIGPQLGLTQPGMTVVCGDSHTSTHGAFGALAMGIGTSEVEHVLATQTLPLRPFRTMAVNVDGELPDGVSAKDIILAVIAKIGTGGGQGHVIEYRGSAIESLSMEGRMTICNMSIEAGARAGMVAPDDTTFEFLRGRPHAPQGRQWDEAVAAWRNLRTDEGAEFDTEVYIDASTLSPFVTWGTNPGQGVPLSGSVPDPELMFDEGQRQAAEKALAYMDLRPGTAMRDITVDTVFVGSCTNGRIEDLRVTADVLRGRKVADGVRMLIVPGSMRVRMQAESEGLGDIFTAAGAEWRQAGCSMCLGMNPDQLSPGQRCASTSNRNFEGRQGKGGRTHLVSPAVAAATAVRGTLSSPADLTD from the coding sequence ATGTCCACCGATGTTTCCAGTGCCGCCCGCGGCCGCGGTGACACACCGCGCACGTTGGCCGAAAAGGTGTGGGCCGACCACGTCGTCGTCGAAGGTGGCGGCGAGGGCGCTGCGCGCGAACCCGATCTGATCTACATCGACCTCCATCTCGTCCACGAGGTGACAAGCCCGCAAGCATTCGACGGGCTGCGGTTGGCGGGGCGCCCGGTACGCAGACCGGATCTGACCATCGCCACCGAGGACCACAACGTGCCGACGGTCGACATCGACAAGCCGATCGCCGACCCTGTCTCGCGCACACAAGTGGAGACCCTTCGGCGCAACTGCGAAGAGTTCGGTATCCGGCTTCATCCGATGGGTGATGCCGAGCAGGGCATCGTGCACATCATCGGACCGCAGCTCGGATTGACGCAGCCCGGGATGACGGTGGTGTGTGGCGATAGCCATACCTCCACGCACGGCGCGTTCGGCGCGCTGGCGATGGGGATCGGTACCTCGGAAGTCGAGCACGTACTCGCGACGCAGACTCTTCCCTTGCGCCCGTTCAGGACCATGGCGGTCAACGTCGACGGTGAACTTCCCGACGGAGTGAGCGCCAAGGACATCATTCTCGCGGTGATCGCCAAGATCGGCACCGGCGGAGGACAGGGTCACGTCATCGAATACCGCGGCAGCGCCATCGAATCGCTGTCGATGGAGGGCCGGATGACAATCTGCAACATGAGCATCGAGGCCGGTGCGCGCGCCGGCATGGTGGCACCGGACGACACGACGTTCGAATTTCTGCGCGGGCGTCCGCACGCCCCACAGGGCCGACAGTGGGACGAAGCAGTCGCCGCATGGCGCAACCTTCGCACCGACGAGGGTGCCGAATTCGACACCGAGGTCTACATCGACGCCTCGACCCTGAGCCCGTTCGTCACGTGGGGCACCAACCCGGGCCAGGGGGTGCCGCTGTCCGGTTCGGTGCCCGACCCGGAATTGATGTTCGACGAGGGGCAGCGCCAAGCGGCCGAAAAGGCGTTGGCCTACATGGACCTTCGACCCGGCACCGCGATGCGTGACATCACGGTCGACACCGTCTTCGTCGGTTCGTGCACCAACGGTCGTATCGAGGATCTGCGGGTGACCGCCGACGTGCTGCGCGGACGCAAGGTCGCTGACGGGGTGCGCATGTTGATCGTGCCCGGGTCCATGCGCGTGCGGATGCAGGCCGAATCCGAAGGGCTCGGAGACATCTTCACCGCTGCGGGAGCGGAGTGGCGTCAGGCGGGCTGCTCGATGTGTCTGGGCATGAATCCCGACCAGCTGTCACCAGGTCAACGTTGTGCGTCGACCTCCAACCGGAATTTCGAGGGCAGGCAAGGCAAGGGCGGCCGCACACATCTGGTGTCTCCCGCGGTCGCGGCGGCCACCGCGGTGCGTGGCACGTTGTCCTCGCCCGCAGACCTGACCGACTGA
- the kdgR_3 gene encoding transcriptional regulator: MRQDSGIGVLDKAVGVLHAVADSPCGLAELCERTGLPRATAHRLAAGLETHRLLARNGDGRWRLGPGLTELAGQVNDPLVAAGAVVLPRLREITGESVQLYRREGTSRICVAALEPPAGLRDTVPVGSTLPMTAGSGAKVLLAYADAATQQAVLPNAKFTDRTLAEVRKRGWAQSAAEREPGVASVSAPVRDGRGVVIAAVSVSGPIDRMGRRPGARWAADLLAAADALTRRL; the protein is encoded by the coding sequence GTGAGACAGGATAGCGGCATCGGCGTATTGGACAAAGCCGTGGGTGTGCTGCACGCGGTCGCCGATTCGCCCTGCGGGCTGGCTGAACTGTGCGAGCGCACGGGTTTACCGCGTGCCACAGCGCATCGTCTTGCCGCGGGCCTGGAAACCCACCGCTTGCTGGCACGCAACGGTGACGGCCGCTGGCGGCTCGGTCCCGGTCTGACCGAGTTGGCCGGACAGGTCAACGATCCGCTCGTGGCCGCAGGAGCGGTCGTGCTGCCCCGGTTGCGCGAGATCACCGGCGAGAGCGTGCAGCTCTACCGCCGCGAAGGCACCTCGCGGATCTGCGTCGCGGCGCTGGAACCGCCTGCCGGGCTGCGGGATACCGTGCCGGTCGGCAGCACGCTCCCGATGACGGCGGGCTCGGGCGCCAAGGTCCTGTTGGCGTATGCCGACGCGGCCACCCAGCAGGCCGTCCTCCCGAACGCCAAGTTCACCGATCGCACTCTGGCCGAGGTGCGCAAGCGCGGCTGGGCGCAGAGCGCCGCCGAACGCGAACCGGGTGTGGCCAGTGTCTCGGCTCCGGTGCGTGACGGACGCGGCGTGGTCATCGCCGCGGTATCGGTGTCCGGACCGATCGACCGGATGGGCCGGCGGCCGGGTGCGCGGTGGGCCGCCGATCTGTTGGCCGCTGCCGACGCCCTGACCCGGCGCCTGTGA
- the gltX_2 gene encoding glutamyl-tRNA synthetase, with protein MTSDVRVRFCPSPTGTPHVGLIRTALFNWAYARHTGGTFVFRIEDTDSARDSEESFRAILDALRWLGLDWDEGPEVGGPYGPYRQSQRLDLYRDVIDRLLQAGDAYESFSTPEEVEARHLAAGRNPKLGYDNYDRDLSEEQKAEFRAQGRRAVVRLKMPDEDIGWRDLVRGETTFPAGSVPDFALTRGNGEPLYTLVNPVDDALMKISHVLRGEDLLSSTPRQIALYQALMRIGVADRIPEFAHLPSVLGDGNKKLSKRDPQSNLFLHRERGFIPEGLLNYLALLGWGIAEDRDVFSLDEMVAAFDVADVNSNPARFDQKKADALNAEHIRMLSEEEFSARLSAYFAEHGHDTGLDDDRFAEAAALVQTRIVVLGDAWDLLRFLNDAEFTLDEKSAAKELKPEAVAVLGAALGALENVGDWTTPAIEAALKEALLDGLGLKPRKAFGPIRVAATGASVSPPLFESLDLLGRERSLDRLRAGRERAAAEAEA; from the coding sequence ATGACAAGTGATGTCCGGGTGCGGTTCTGTCCGTCACCCACGGGTACGCCGCACGTCGGCCTGATCCGCACCGCGCTGTTCAACTGGGCGTACGCGCGCCATACCGGCGGCACCTTCGTGTTCCGCATCGAGGACACCGACTCGGCACGCGATTCCGAGGAGAGCTTCCGCGCGATACTCGACGCGCTGCGCTGGCTCGGACTCGACTGGGACGAAGGCCCCGAAGTCGGTGGGCCCTACGGGCCGTACCGCCAATCGCAGCGGCTCGATCTCTACCGCGATGTGATCGACCGGCTCCTACAGGCCGGTGACGCCTACGAGTCATTCTCCACGCCTGAAGAAGTCGAAGCGCGTCATCTGGCCGCGGGGCGCAATCCGAAATTGGGCTACGACAACTACGACCGCGACCTGAGCGAGGAACAGAAGGCGGAGTTCCGCGCCCAGGGCCGGCGCGCCGTAGTGCGGTTGAAGATGCCCGACGAGGACATCGGCTGGCGCGATCTCGTGCGCGGTGAAACGACGTTCCCGGCCGGATCGGTACCCGATTTCGCGTTGACCCGCGGCAACGGGGAGCCGTTGTACACGTTGGTGAATCCGGTCGACGACGCGCTGATGAAGATCAGCCACGTGCTGCGCGGTGAGGACCTGCTGTCGTCGACCCCGCGCCAGATCGCGCTCTACCAGGCGCTGATGCGGATCGGCGTGGCCGACCGGATTCCCGAGTTCGCGCATCTGCCAAGCGTTCTGGGAGACGGGAACAAGAAGCTGTCCAAGCGCGATCCCCAGTCGAACCTGTTTCTGCATCGCGAGCGCGGTTTCATCCCGGAAGGCCTGCTGAACTATCTGGCCCTGCTGGGGTGGGGAATCGCCGAGGACCGGGACGTTTTCAGCCTCGACGAGATGGTGGCCGCCTTCGACGTCGCCGACGTCAACTCGAATCCGGCGCGGTTCGACCAGAAGAAGGCCGACGCGCTGAACGCAGAACACATCCGGATGCTGAGCGAAGAGGAGTTCAGCGCCCGTCTGAGCGCGTACTTCGCCGAGCACGGTCACGACACCGGCCTCGACGACGACCGGTTCGCCGAAGCCGCCGCGCTCGTGCAGACCCGCATCGTGGTGCTCGGCGACGCGTGGGACCTGTTGCGGTTCCTCAACGACGCGGAGTTCACGCTCGACGAGAAGTCGGCGGCCAAGGAGTTGAAGCCCGAGGCGGTCGCGGTGCTCGGCGCCGCACTGGGCGCACTGGAGAACGTCGGCGACTGGACCACTCCGGCGATCGAGGCGGCCCTCAAGGAGGCGCTGCTCGACGGCCTCGGACTGAAGCCGCGCAAGGCGTTCGGCCCGATCCGCGTCGCCGCCACGGGCGCTTCGGTCAGCCCGCCGCTATTCGAATCGCTTGACCTGCTGGGGCGCGAACGCAGCTTGGACCGGCTACGGGCCGGCCGCGAACGAGCCGCCGCGGAAGCCGAGGCGTGA
- a CDS encoding 2-keto-4-pentenoate hydratase/2-oxohepta-3-ene-1,7-dioic acid hydratase, producing MRLGRIASPDGVAFVSVEGPLDDPAQAIAREIAEHPFGNPQFTGRQWPLADVRLLAPILATKVVCVGKNYAAHIAEMAATAGDGSEPPTFDDPIIFMKPNTAIVGPNVPIQLPADADPVHFEGELAAVIGRPCKDVSAARAAENILGYTIANDVSARDQQRKDGQWTRAKGHDTFCPVGPWIVTDVDPADLEIRTEVNGVVKQNSRTSMMIHDVGAIVEWISRVMTLLPGDLILTGTPEGVGPIQHSDTVSITVEGIGTLTNPVVRKGK from the coding sequence ATGCGCCTTGGCCGAATCGCCAGCCCTGATGGTGTCGCCTTCGTCAGCGTCGAGGGTCCACTCGACGATCCCGCCCAGGCGATCGCGAGGGAGATCGCCGAGCACCCGTTCGGTAATCCACAGTTCACGGGCAGACAGTGGCCGCTGGCCGACGTGCGTCTGCTCGCCCCGATCCTTGCGACCAAGGTGGTGTGCGTGGGCAAGAACTACGCCGCCCACATCGCCGAGATGGCCGCAACCGCCGGGGACGGCTCGGAACCCCCCACGTTCGACGACCCGATCATCTTCATGAAACCCAACACGGCGATCGTCGGACCGAACGTGCCGATTCAGTTACCCGCCGACGCCGATCCCGTGCACTTCGAGGGTGAGTTGGCGGCGGTCATCGGCAGACCGTGCAAGGACGTGTCGGCCGCGCGCGCCGCGGAGAACATCCTGGGATACACGATCGCCAACGATGTCTCGGCCCGCGATCAGCAGCGCAAGGACGGCCAATGGACCCGCGCGAAGGGGCATGACACGTTCTGCCCCGTCGGGCCGTGGATCGTCACCGACGTCGATCCTGCGGACCTGGAGATCCGCACCGAGGTCAACGGCGTCGTCAAGCAGAACAGCAGGACGTCGATGATGATCCACGACGTCGGCGCGATCGTGGAATGGATCTCCCGGGTGATGACCTTGCTGCCGGGCGATCTGATCCTGACCGGGACACCGGAGGGTGTCGGCCCGATCCAACACTCCGACACCGTGAGCATCACCGTCGAAGGTATCGGAACGTTGACGAATCCGGTTGTGCGCAAAGGGAAGTGA
- the gudP gene encoding sugar phosphate permease: MSAESLSTARRWSLLCIALAATTSANVFINGVAFLIPTLHSERGLDLAAAGLLSAMPGFGLVITLIAWGYVVDRYGERLVLTVGSVLISAAAFAAAFSESLIAVGAFLFLGGMAAASSNSASGRLVVGWFPVERRGLAMGIRQTATPLGVGLGALVIPRLAESHGVTGALLFPAAVCAVSALVCLVAVIDPPRPPRSEAPIEHLTNPYRGSSVLWRIHAVSVLLVVPQAVVWTFTLVWLMSEHGWSAGSAGLIVMAAQLLGAAGRIAAGYWSDRLGQRLRPIRAIAAAAALSMGALALSDWLSSPVAVAAMVVASVITVSDNGLAFTAIAEIAGPFWSGRALGTQNTSQHLASAAAAPLFGGLIGVAGYPAAFAVSALLPLAAIPLVPPDPSGSPNPAPGL; this comes from the coding sequence ATGTCCGCCGAGTCGCTCAGCACCGCCCGGCGTTGGTCGTTGCTGTGTATCGCGCTGGCAGCGACGACGAGCGCCAACGTGTTCATCAACGGCGTGGCGTTTCTCATCCCGACACTGCACAGCGAGCGGGGCCTCGACCTCGCGGCGGCCGGCCTGCTTTCCGCGATGCCGGGCTTCGGGCTGGTGATCACGCTGATCGCGTGGGGTTATGTCGTCGACCGCTACGGCGAGCGCCTTGTGCTGACGGTCGGGTCTGTGCTGATATCGGCGGCCGCGTTCGCGGCCGCCTTCTCCGAATCCCTAATCGCCGTCGGCGCTTTCCTCTTTCTCGGCGGCATGGCGGCCGCGAGCAGCAATTCGGCCAGCGGGCGGTTGGTGGTCGGCTGGTTCCCGGTCGAACGACGCGGTCTGGCCATGGGGATCCGGCAGACGGCCACCCCGTTGGGCGTCGGGTTGGGCGCGCTGGTGATCCCGCGGCTGGCTGAAAGCCACGGTGTGACTGGCGCGTTACTGTTTCCCGCGGCGGTGTGCGCGGTGTCGGCGTTGGTGTGCCTGGTCGCGGTGATCGACCCGCCACGACCGCCGCGTTCCGAGGCGCCGATCGAACATCTCACGAACCCCTATCGGGGATCGTCGGTGCTGTGGCGAATTCACGCCGTCTCGGTGTTGCTCGTCGTGCCGCAGGCGGTGGTGTGGACTTTCACGCTGGTGTGGTTGATGTCGGAGCACGGCTGGTCGGCAGGCTCGGCGGGCCTCATCGTCATGGCGGCCCAATTGCTCGGCGCCGCCGGACGCATCGCGGCGGGGTACTGGTCGGACCGGTTGGGTCAACGGCTTCGTCCGATCCGTGCGATCGCCGCCGCCGCGGCGCTGTCCATGGGGGCCCTCGCGCTGTCGGACTGGCTGAGCTCTCCGGTCGCGGTGGCGGCGATGGTGGTCGCCTCGGTGATCACGGTGTCCGACAACGGTTTGGCGTTCACCGCCATCGCTGAGATCGCGGGGCCGTTCTGGAGCGGCCGCGCCCTGGGCACCCAGAACACCAGCCAACATCTGGCGTCGGCGGCCGCCGCACCGCTGTTCGGTGGGTTGATCGGGGTTGCCGGCTATCCGGCTGCATTCGCGGTGAGCGCGTTGCTCCCGCTGGCGGCGATCCCACTCGTGCCCCCTGACCCCTCAGGTTCGCCGAACCCTGCGCCGGGACTGTGA